Proteins co-encoded in one Xyrauchen texanus isolate HMW12.3.18 chromosome 19, RBS_HiC_50CHRs, whole genome shotgun sequence genomic window:
- the nsdhl gene encoding sterol-4-alpha-carboxylate 3-dehydrogenase, decarboxylating encodes MATRIRPSNKRCAVIGGSGFLGRHLVEHLLDKGYAVAVFDIRQAYEHPGVTFHQGDLCDKQALLVALKDVSIVFHCASPAPASDDLALFQRVNIDGTRTVIQACHEAGVQKLVLTSSASVVFEGTDIKNGKEDLPYAKKPIDYYTETKIQQEKLVLEACSKDKGFLTVAIRPHGIFGPRDPQLVPILVDMARKGKMKFIIGDGSNLVDFTYVENVVHGHILAAERLKPDSPLCGQAYHITNDEPVRFWDFMSQILVGLGYSAPRYHLPYMLVYGIALLLWLIAFILRPLIQVKPTFTPMRVALAGTYHYYSCARAKQDMGYQPVVPLQEAIARTVESYPHLRNGV; translated from the exons ATGGCAACTCGTATCAGACCT AGCAACAAGCGTTGCGCTGTCATCGGAGGGTCTGGATTCCTCGGCAGACACCTTGTGGAGCATTTATTGGACAAAGGATATGCAGTGGCTGTGTTTGATATCAGACAGGCCTATGAACATCCAGGAGTGACCTTTCACCAAGGGGACCTGTGTGACAAACAG GCTTTGCTTGTAGCTTTGAAAGATGTGTCTATAGTATTTCACTGTGCCTCACCTGCACCAGCCAGTGATGACCTCGCACTGTTTCAGAGGGTCAATATTGATGGCACACGGACTGTTATACAGGCCTGCCATGAGGCAGGAGTGCAG AAATTAGTACTGACCAGCAGTGCAAGTGTGGTGTTCGAAGGAACTGACATCAAGAATGGGAAAGAGGATTTGCCTTATGCAAAAAAGCCAATAGATTATTATACAGAAACTAAAATCCAGCAGGAAAAG TTGGTGTTGGAGGCGTGCAGTAAAGATAAGGGTTTTCTCACAGTTGCTATCCGTCCGCATGGCATCTTTGGCCCCCGGGACCCTCAGTTAGTACCCATCCTGGTAGACATGGCCCGCAAAGGAAAGATGAAGTTCATTATCGG agatGGATCCAATCTTGTGGACTTTACCTATGTGGAGAATGTAGTTCATGGGCATATTTTAGCGGCTGAACGCCTGAAGCCTGATTCTCCACTCTGTGGCCAG GCTTACCACATAACCAATGACGAGCCAGTGCGTTTCTGGGATTTCATGTCTCAGATTCTGGTGGGTTTGGGCTACAGCGCCCCACGGTACCACCTGCCTTACATGCTGGTGTATGGAATCGCCTTGCTGCTGTGGCTGATCGCCTTCATACTGCGGCCCCTGATCCAGGTCAAACCCACCTTCACCCCCATGCGAGTAGCTCTGGCTGGCACCTACCACTACTACAGCTGTGCCCGTGCCAAGCAGGACATGGGTTACCAGCCCGTGGTTCCTTTACAAGAGGCTATAGCACGCACTGTAGAGAGCTACCCACATCTAAGGAATGGAGTGTAA